From the Glycine max cultivar Williams 82 chromosome 11, Glycine_max_v4.0, whole genome shotgun sequence genome, the window ACTAAAAAAGTGTATATTTTGTCATTAAAGGGGTCTCTTTTCACCAAAAAGATATGAGATGTAATCCTTCATTAATATTGTGCGATTGACTCTCTACTAATATTCATATAATCAAACAAACCAGTATGTATGCAAAAAGATGCACAGTGAGAGCAATaagacatttttgtttttttacattcaaatcacttcattttgttttcttatgcacaaagtgaattagaaaatttattatttgtaaactATCATTGCAAATACATTTCACATGGATATAGAAATGAGGACAACAAATAtatgtaatattaatatattatgtaaataaattgGGTAAAACCAAtcttatatcataatttattaagttttaatCAAGTAGAGTTCACAAAATTAACTCTATTCAAGTTTTAGTATATGTttgatagagtaaaaaaaaaaagacgaaaattttacattaaagtaaaaaataaaaatataaatcctatgaaattttattttttatttcactcaTTTCTTTTCATCCTTTGTTTCTATCAAATGGGCTCTTAAGCTAAATGAGGATATGAGCAAAGTCTTCCCGAAACATTGATCTTTGTTAGAGTTTCCCAAagtaatcaactttttttttctcatttggaGTGATTTGCAAGAACTTCAACAACTTAATCATGTTACAAGGGGACTAATACGCAAATAATATCACTATGACAGTTTGACCGATAAGTAGGTTTCAAAAGTTTTGGATGAACCTATTCTTTTATTATGCATCCAACGGTTAGATTTTCATGAAAACATTGTTGGACCATGGTCCGGTGTGTAGCCTATTATAGTTTATAAGCACAATTAAAAGGGCACAAACAAATGCAGAAGAGAACCCTAGCTAGGGAGGACAGGTAGTTGGTGTGAGGCAATGACGCGGCCTTTCGGTGTGAAGGGGGGGAGGAAGCGAAAGCACGCGGAACCCAAATACGACGCCCatgacgaagaagaagaagaagaaacgcaACCAAAGAAAACTGTGGTGGAGGTGGAGCAcaaccaagaagaagaagaagaaactccAGCACCAGCACCAGAGGATGATGGATTGAGCGGTATCCCAATTGCGCCCAGTGCGAACAACACTAACAAACCCAACGTCATCTTCATTCTTGAAAAAGCTTCTTTGGAAGTCGCCAAAGTCGGCAAGGTTCTCCTAGTTATTACTTTCAatcattgtttctttttctttctttctttctttcttattacTTATGTTCACTCTGCAGACATATCAGCTCTTAAACTCCGACGACCATGCCAATTTCCTCCGCAAAAATAACAAGAATCCCGGAGATTACAGGCCTGACATTACTCATCAGGTAACATCATTATCACTCTCTAATCTTAATTTAtgcagttaaaaaaatatcttattttttgtcGAATGgtgttttgttgttttcagTCCCTTCTATCAATTTTGGATAGCCCACTAAATAAAGCTGGGAGATTGCGATCAGTATACATAAGGACTGAAAAAGGTGTTCTTATAGAGGTTAAGCCCTTTGTTCGTATTCCAAGAACATTCAAACGCTTTGCTGGTGTCATGTGTAAGTCGAATTTGTTAGCCATTTCACTTTCTCTGTGAGGAAAAGTAATAAGCTGTCACTTTTTTGCTCATAAACTTGACTACTATCCTGCAGTGGAACTGCTTCAAAAATTGAGCATATCTGCTGTTGGCAAGCGCGAGAAACTTCTCCGAACCATCAAAAACCCTGTCACACAGTATTTGCCTATCAACTCACGAAAAATAGGTGCGTTGTGGTTTTGTAGATGATTTCATGGCTACACGATTGTTTTGAAGGGGTTTGTTtcatttgtttccttgtttcttGTACTATTGGAAGGATTCCTGAATCCTAATGTTCACTTCTGTGTTTATCTTCTCTTATAACAATTTCTTTTatcaatatattcaaaattatatagGTGATTGTTTCCTTTGAATGTCAGGTCTATCATATAGTTCAGAAAAGCTTGTAGATATGGATGACTACGTATCAACTGTTACCAGCAATATGGACCTTGTCTTTGTGGTAGTCTTACTAGTTCAACTTTTAATTTCTCTGCCTATTGTCTCGGTAAGTAGAGgttaatatattctaatttcaGGTTGGAGCAATGGCCCATGGGAAGATTGAGACAGATTATACAGAAGATTATGTAGCAAGTACGTTTATCCATACTTGCTTTTTTTATGTACTCTCTTCTCAGTAATTTTATACATACTCATGATTGTCACTTTTTGCTCCGTTGATTTCCTTTTTGTtctgtcttctgtcttttagcTGTGCATTAGCtgatttccttatgcatcaacTTTGTGCTTGTGTTTTGGGACctgatacttttttatttttaattttgctgTCATTATTGAATATTAGAGGTTTTTGATTGATGTTTATATTTGTCtgatcaaatttcaaaacaatgAATGGAGAGTTTCATGAAGATTTGCAAAAACTTAAACTGGTTATGGCACCTTATCTCCATTCATCTGGCTTCCTCTGTATAACTTTAACTACCAAATGCAGGTTTATGAACAATAGCCAAGGTTGGACTAGACTAGCTTTGATAATATTGGCAAATACTAAATTACTAATACACGAATCTGCTCATCCTAGCAGAGCTGTATCCCACTTTGGTTCCTTTATTACATTTTTGAAGAATACTAAATAGCTACCTTTTTATAATAGGATGGTCACATACAGAACCAAAGTGGGATGTTTTCTTCCAAGCCAAACATTACTGTCTTTCGCATTAACAGAATTCATGTTTAAATTGAGCTGAATTTATGGATAAGGAACTAAAAGTATAAAGATTTTGACTGGGATGGGTAAAATTGTGTTGttcgtgattttttttatgttttcttatgatttttacaataaatattttttcctccTAATTCTTTAACTGAGGAACTAAAAGTAGAAAGATTTTGACCGGGATGGGTAGAATTGTGTTGCTCatgattttttaatgtttttctatgattttcacaataaatattttttcttcttaattcttTAACTAAGGGCAGTGGTTAGCAAGACCCTTTTTATTTACCCTAAAAACCCTTTTCATTTACCCTAAAAACTTGTTGTCAAAACTTGTAGAATGCTACCTCAGATAATTGTTTACTTAACATGCACCAGTCAGGATATGTTCTATTTCTTACGCCATTGTGTTTCCTGATTGCAGTTTCGGGGTACCCTCTAAGTGCTGCTTATTGTATTACAAGGATTACTGGCGCCCTTGAGAGAAAGTGGAAGATTTTGTGATTTAACACCACCTTCAGTTCATGCCTGAGACGATTTAGTAATTCGAGTTCCATAGTCAATTTATGTAATATCAGGGATAGGGGCCTAGCAGTGATTTAGAAAATACAatatatgttgatttttttgaGGCATTGATGTCCTGGACCAGAGTGATGTTTCAATGTAGTACTTGAATTAAATAtgcttaatatattattttgttgaagGATGCTTATAGAAGCTAAATCTAAATGTTGCTTACTGCGCTGAGATACGTTGTCTgggagactttttttttttttttttttctggttcaAACCATTGTTTCGTTTGAGTAACTTGCTCATACGTAGGGGGAGTTTGGAAATTCGTTTCACCAACTTTGaacaactaataaataaattctaattCAAAAGTAAATCTGAAGCTTAAAAtgttatgaaattattaaatttaaaacttttatttttaatttcaactttgaagaattttttgttatgaaaaGGCTATAAATACTAGTTAGCTTAATCACTCATAGTCATAGATGGCTACTACTTGAAaagattagtttttttatagtgAAGCACAAGATAACAAGTTAACAACTCACCGGTTTTTCtcctaaaatcaattttgtattCATTAACATTGTTGTAAGCTGAAATTCTTGTCTCTTCCTTGTGAAACTTTTGAACTTTCAAAGATCCTTGttgatatatatgaatttttttaaaaatatcataaaaaataataaatttgtcataCACAAGTTATGATtgaatcataataaataatttttttaaactattaatcatattaattctaaactaacaaaaatatttgattaaagtaaattttaaaaagtaaaaggctaaataaaaatttaaaaaaaataaatgatgaaatccttaaattaaattaaagcttaaaaaatgaaataaaggactaacaaaataatttagccaataaaatattaagataacAAAAACATTCAGTTGATTGTTTAAATTATAAGCGTGAAAGCCCATTTTCGAGGAAGCGGAAGCCgagcaaacaagaaaaagaagaggcTTGAGAaacatataaacaaataaagagTCAAAGGTGGTTTGTCTTGTTTGAGATTGGAGAGAAAATTGAATTGCGTGAGTGAAAGTTACATCAACCCCTTACGCGCAAACCAATTCCAATTCCCTTTGCAAGCAAGCAATCTCAGATAGCTGATTCACACAATCCCTTTCTCTGCTGCTAATTGGAATCGGCATGGTCCAACCGGCGCCGGCGATGACTCAGTTCCTCAACTCCGTCCTCTCCCAGCGCGGCCCCTCCGCCGTCCCCTACTCCGAGGACACCAAGTGGCTGATCCGCCAGCACCTCGTGGCCCTCACCACCGCCTTCCCTTCCCTCGAGCCCAAAACGGCGTCGTTCACTCACAACGACGGCCGTTCCGTCAACCTCCTCCAGGCCGACGGCACCATCCCCATGACGTTCCAAGGCGTCACCTACAACATCCCCGTCGTCATCTGGCTCATGGAGTCCTACCCTCGCCACCCGCCCTGCGTCTACGTCAATCCCACGCGCGACATGATCATCAAGCGCCCTCATCCTCACGTTAACCCTTCTGGCTTGGTTTCCGTCCCTTACTTGCAGAATTGGACTTACCCTAGCTCCAACCTCGTCGATCTTATTCTCAATCTCAGCCTCCACTTCGGCCGCGACCCTCCTCTTTATTCCCAACGCAGACCTAACCCTAACACCAACCCCAACCCCAACCCCAACCCCAACCCCAACCCTAATCCCACTCCTCATCCCCATCCTCCTCCCAATTACGGAAACTCTTCTCCCTCTAATTTATCGTCATCTTCATCTGGATATCCCCACGCCCATGCCCACCCTCCTCCAAGGACTTACCCTCCTTCCCCTTACCCTGCTCCTTCTTCTAGGGTTCAGTCCACTGAGGATCCTTCTGAGGTTTTCAAGCGCAACGCTATTAACAAGCTTGTGGAGATGGTTCATGGCGACGTTGCCGCTTTGAGGAAGACCAGAGAAGATGAAATGGAGGGGCTGTTTAGTTTGCAGGGCGTGCTGAAACAGCGCGAGGAGAGTCTCAATAGGGGTGTGAAGGAGATGCAGCAGGAGATGGAGGCTTTGGAGCAGCAGTTACAGATGGTGTTGATGAATACTGATGTTTTGGAGGGGTGGTTGAGGGATAATCAGGGGAAGAAGATGGCCGGTTTGGAGAATCCCGAGGATGCTTTTGAGTGTGCGGATGTGCTCTCCAAGCAGATGCTTGACTGTACTGCTGCTGATTTGGCGATTGAGGACACGCTTTACGCGTTGGATAAGGCACTTCAGGTTGGAGGTGTGCCATTTGATCAGTACTTGAGGAGCGTGAGGGCCCTGTCCAGGGAGCAGTTCTTTCACCGCGCCACTGCCGCCAAAGTTAGGGCTGCTCAGCTGCAGGCTCAGGTTGCCAATATGGCTGCTCGGAGTCAGCATTATGGTTGCTGAGGCTCGCAGCAGCGCCATCTGGTTTGGTTTGTGGGTGGTTCAGATGATGAAATCTGCCATTGTGAGTACAGAACTACGGATTGGTATTTTTGTTGCTTCACTTTGAGTCTGTGCTTCTAGTCAATAGCATGAATTGGTCACCCTTATAATTACAGCCTTCAACAGCTTTTGAAATTGTTAATCAGGGGCTGTACCATTGTTCTTATACAaacttaataatatcattttcttgaaaattttggTTTGAGGGTTTGTTAGCTCcagcttcttttttctttttataattttattgtttaggAGTATACATGCTTATGGATCATAGATTGTTCCACCCTGTATTTTAAAACAATGGATATTACCAtggatatatatttttctttgtgttTCTGATTTTCATGATTGTCTTGCCTGGCCTGGCATGTTTCATattgtttattgtttatataCAATAGCCAAATATCAAGActgtttctaaaaaattattacatgggAAGTGTTTGAGAAGAATTATACAGTTTGGTTCATGTGTAATTTGTATTTGACAAAGTATCTGTTTAGTTGTGTTGTTACCTTCAATAATTGAATGTCAGGGGGCTTCTTTGAATTTGGTGGCTACCCGTAAGGTCTGGATAGAATTGTCTTCCTTAGCCTTGAATGCCATCACTAGCGCTGGCTAGGACCAACACAACAGTAACACTTTCAAATTAGCTGTGGTTTAAGTCAATGCTAAGgaggtttagtttttttttcttttaaattaaacctTTACATCACCAATGCCATTAGCGTTGGTTTCGGGGTCAACGCTATTGTTAGGATGCTAGACTGCACATTTCTTGTAGCAtgtaaagagtttttatactgtcatttaattataaagtgTCTTTCAAATGTATTCCTGCCAATAAGTATCGAAAActtgtgatttaaaataaagttcAGTCATTCATACTGTTATTTAAGCACAATTCATTTCATAATGATTTTCCTTGCtgagaattttattttcacCTTTTCTATTGAGAAGTGCTAGTAATACACTCTAATACACTCCTTACTAGgggttaaaaattattgaaaccttgtgattttaaataaatttcagtcAATAAGTATGTTTACAATAATGTGTTGCTagtatttcttttcttctattcCATAATAAATGGAAGAACAGAATAAGAGATTGTTCATTGGTGTAGACTAGTGCTATGATTCAGAGAAATGCAAATTATTTGCTGCTTGATATGCTAGTCATCTTATAGCTCTTGAGCTGAAATCTCTAACAACAATGTTATGTCCCCTCCTCCCCTCCCCGCCCCTCCCCTCCCCTCCCTTCTCCTTTGTACCTGTAATGAAATTGGAACAGAGGTAGAGACAAACAAATatgttagtctatttttattctttcaattgATTGCCGTATGTtacataaatatgttttattcaCCAAACCTTTGCCGTTCCATGAGACTTCCCTTTTTTGTATGGCAGTGACACTCCTTTGTCTGCATCCTCAGTTATTTGGAACTTAATTGATTGGATGTTTTTGGTGCCAATAGATTATAACTAATGAATGAGAAGTGTTTTCCTTGATCAAGTTGTTTCCACCTCTTTTAGTTGCTTTTACCACTAGATGAGTTGATGGATTGATTCTTGGATtacttgaaataaaattaagacttaaataactattttggtctctataaaataagtgttttttctagttttttaaagtttttatttctatcGTCTCTATCATAGATCTTCCAATGAAAATCAACCATTTTGTGGCAATCTCCATCATAGATCTTCCAATGAAAATCAACCATTTTGTGGCAATCTCCGCTCATCATCAAGCTCTAATATGAAAACTTGAAGCAAGTGCAGAGAATCACATTGTAGGAGTAAGAATATGTTTAGATTTGGGATCGCATTGTAAGAGTGACTTTGAGCGCGATTTTGGGTCCATTGATAAACATAAATAACCAAATTGGGgattttaaaacaaatgatTAAATTCGGACAACACAAAAATGtagtaaactaaaattatattttagcctattaaaattgtttgtttctttaacatttgctcaatattttaaaaaattggcaATTGAGTTAAGAAATCATTATTATTagagtgaaatatttttttctcctgaAATTTTGGTCAAAATTGGTCTTAGTTCTTGAATTTTTATAATCATGGTTTTGTTCCTTGAAAATTTAGTCAAAATTGGTCGTAATCCAAGAAAAATGTTAGCCAAGTTAGAATGAGGAACCAATTTCACTTGTTAGAAATTTGAGGACCAAAACC encodes:
- the LOC100778834 gene encoding protein ELC-like, which encodes MVQPAPAMTQFLNSVLSQRGPSAVPYSEDTKWLIRQHLVALTTAFPSLEPKTASFTHNDGRSVNLLQADGTIPMTFQGVTYNIPVVIWLMESYPRHPPCVYVNPTRDMIIKRPHPHVNPSGLVSVPYLQNWTYPSSNLVDLILNLSLHFGRDPPLYSQRRPNPNTNPNPNPNPNPNPNPTPHPHPPPNYGNSSPSNLSSSSSGYPHAHAHPPPRTYPPSPYPAPSSRVQSTEDPSEVFKRNAINKLVEMVHGDVAALRKTREDEMEGLFSLQGVLKQREESLNRGVKEMQQEMEALEQQLQMVLMNTDVLEGWLRDNQGKKMAGLENPEDAFECADVLSKQMLDCTAADLAIEDTLYALDKALQVGGVPFDQYLRSVRALSREQFFHRATAAKVRAAQLQAQVANMAARSQHYGC
- the LOC100778294 gene encoding uncharacterized protein LOC100778294, with product MTRPFGVKGGRKRKHAEPKYDAHDEEEEEETQPKKTVVEVEHNQEEEEETPAPAPEDDGLSGIPIAPSANNTNKPNVIFILEKASLEVAKVGKTYQLLNSDDHANFLRKNNKNPGDYRPDITHQSLLSILDSPLNKAGRLRSVYIRTEKGVLIEVKPFVRIPRTFKRFAGVMLELLQKLSISAVGKREKLLRTIKNPVTQYLPINSRKIGLSYSSEKLVDMDDYVSTVTSNMDLVFVVGAMAHGKIETDYTEDYVAISGYPLSAAYCITRITGALERKWKIL